The Daucus carota subsp. sativus chromosome 9, DH1 v3.0, whole genome shotgun sequence genome window below encodes:
- the LOC108201555 gene encoding small ribosomal subunit protein mS86 (rPPR1), with amino-acid sequence MTLRILVSKLSNLKTQTKPSHFFSTLSSPTQSFRSIKSIIKSQKDPEKIAHLFTSPSPVATYRRHRPLLRLAVLKLSRLQRPELIEKIINSVIASSSDDQLNLESFWTHVVVLYGEVGMIGNAHQVFDRMLHRKETCPVSEKAVCAMLEAYLSSGVCDSRFHKVFSEVKEKVGVCAGVRSYNLVMRAFCEGGEIGLARKLVEKMGMEGGVGTDIESYNVLLGAYLEKGGTSGFDWAVNEVLSRGLEGNLVTYNYRIMWLCKTKEVVKARDLLDEMVKKGVKPNADSYNTIILWSCKVGDLESAKKVLERMVKDGYVLQRSLGYFILLRGMVEAGEFEPGLDIFRESLKKNWIPPFETMKGLIIGLVQMSKVESAKQVVEETGKKLRGSAADSWKKLEATLPPPLVNNSTV; translated from the coding sequence ATGACCCTGCGCATTCTCGTCTCCAAGCTCTCAAACCTCAAAACCCAAACTAAACCCTCCCActtcttctccacactctcCTCCCCAACCCAATCATTCCGCTCCATCAAATCAATCATCAAATCCCAAAAAGACCCCGAAAAAATTGCGCACCTCTTCACCTCTCCCTCCCCTGTGGCCACTTATCGTCGCCATCGCCCTCTTCTCCGTCTCGCTGTACTCAAATTGTCTCGATTGCAGCGCCCCGAGCTTATCGAGAAGATAATTAACAGTGTGATTGCTAGTTCTAGTGATGATCAGCTCAATTTGGAGTCGTTTTGGACCCACGTTGTGGTTTTGTATGGGGAAGTTGGGATGATTGGGAATGCACACCAGGTGTTTGATAGAATGCTTCACAGAAAAGAGACGTGCCCAGTTTCTGAAAAGGCGGTCTGTGCGATGCTGGAGGCTTATTTGAGTAGTGGGGTTTGTGATTCGAGGTTTCATAAGGTATTTAGTGAGGTCAAGGAGAAGGTGGGGGTTTGCGCGGGAGTGAGGAGTTATAATTTGGTGATGAGGGCGTTTTGTGAGGGGGGCGAGATTGGGTTGGCTAGGAAGTTGGTTGAGAAGATGGGGATGGAGGGGGGTGTTGGGACAGATATTGAGTCTTATAATGTGTTGTTGGGGGCGTATTTGGAGAAAGGGGGGACGAGTGGGTTTGATTGGGCAGTTAATGAGGTTTTGAGTAGGGGGTTGGAGGGGAATTTGGTTACGTATAATTATAGGATAATGTGGTTGTGTAAGACTAAGGAGGTTGTCAAGGCGAGGGATTTGTtggatgagatggtgaagaaaggTGTGAAGCCTAATGCAGATAGTTATAATACGATAATATTGTGGTCTTGTAAGGTTGGGGATTTGGAATCGGCTAAGAAGGTTTTGGAGAGGATGGTGAAAGATGGTTATGTTTTGCAGCGGTCGTTAGGGTACTTTATATTGTTGCGGGGAATGGTTGAGGCTGGAGAGTTCGAGCCTGGATTGGATATTTTTAGAGAGAgtttgaagaagaattggaTTCCTCCATTTGAGACTATGAAGGGTCTGATAATTGGGTTAGTGCAAATGTCAAAAGTGGAGTCTGCCAAACAGGTGGTGGAGGAAACGGGAAAGAAGCTTAGGGGATCTGCTGCAGATTCTTGGAAGAAGCTTGAAGCTACTCTCCCTCCACCCCTGGTGAACAATAGTACCGTATAA
- the LOC108200568 gene encoding pentatricopeptide repeat-containing protein At2g26790, mitochondrial isoform X3: MAIIRILCYWGMFGEVDSVLLEVIESKVGDLGFGVAELFDALVEELKAERPKALVRALDALIKVHVVLQRFDDATDYLLKASSRGLVPSILTCNFLMNRLIEAGKGDMAAAVFQNLECFQLRPNVYSYCIMIKALFQKGDLEGAVNVLQKMEEVGVVPDAFTYSTCIEGLCLHGGSDLGYKILQAWISSKAAIDVYTYCVVIRGFVNDKKMIEAEGVLLDMEEAGIDPDVYCYGAMLQGYCEAGNVFRSLLLYGKMMKKGIETNCVIVNFVLKCLCRAGFIIDAVHKFIYFRDIGIVLDNVVHNTMIHELCKLGKLEEAMDLFNEMKINTVVPDIVHYTSLINAYFLHQKPGKAIYLFEEMMEMGIKPDIVTYNVLAGGLSRNGLVRQALGVLDLMRTQGLEPTIFTCNAIIEGLCAGGKVKEAESFFRSLKDKGLDNYAAAMINGYCDANMTRDAYKLYVSLTRRGIIVDKKSCLTLLDNLCLDGASREALMVFKDILVSDGIPCQVICGKLIAELCRAEDMKNAQWVFNSMVLEGVLPDVINYTIMLNGYCRLNCLKQACDLFSDMKEQGIKPDIITYTVLIDGHSDMKLKKAQKFDKDPANALTFWREMNEIGLNPDIKCYTALIENHRRPNNIQDAICLFGEMMDRGLEPNTVTYRALLGRYIRWGDVDRALNLFLRC, encoded by the coding sequence ATGGCTATAATCAGGATTTTGTGTTATTGGGGTATGTTTGGAGAAGTGGATTCTGTTTTATTAGAGGTTATAGAGTCGAAAGTTGGGGATTTGGGTTTTGGGGTGGCGGAATTGTTTGATGCGTTAGTGGAGGAGCTTAAGGCTGAGAGACCTAAGGCGTTGGTTCGGGCACTTGATGCATTGATTAAGGTGCATGTTGTTCTACAGAGGTTTGATGATGCTACTGATTATCTTTTGAAAGCTAGTAGTCGTGGTCTTGTGCCAAGTATACTGACATGTAACTTTCTTATGAATCGGCTGATTGAGGCTGGTAAAGGAGATATGGCTGCTGCCGTATTTCAAAATTTGGAGTGTTTTCAGTTGAGGCCTAATGTTTATTCATATTGTATTATGATAAAAGCGCTTTTTCAGAAGGGTGATTTGGAGGGTGCTGTTAATGTGTTGCAGAAAATGGAGGAAGTTGGAGTGGTGCCTGATGCTTTTACCTACTCCACGTGTATAGAAGGTCTTTGTTTGCATGGAGGATCAGATTTAGGATATAAGATACTGCAGGCATGGATAAGCAGTAAGGCAGCTATAGATGTTTACACTTATTGTGTTGTAATCCGTGGATTTGTTAATGATAAAAAGATGATAGAAGCCGAGGGTGTCTTGCTTGATATGGAAGAAGCAGGTATTGATCCTGATGTATACTGTTATGGGGCCATGCTTCAGGGGTATTGTGAGGCTGGTAATGTTTTCAGATCCTTGTTACTTTATGGTAAAATGATGAAAAAGGGTATTGAGACTAACTgtgttattgttaattttgtCCTTAAATGCTTGTGCCGGGCAGGCTTCATTATAGATGCAGTGCACAAGTTCATATATTTCAGGGATATAGGAATTGTTTTAGATAATGTTGTTCATAATACTATGATTCATGAGCTGTGCAAACtgggaaagctagaagaagctATGGATTTATTCAATGAGATGAAGATAAACACTGTGGTCCCTGATATTGTCCACTACACATCTCTAATTAATGCCTACTTCCTTCACCAAAAACCTGGTAAAGCCATATATCTTTTTGAAGAAATGATGGAAATGGGTATAAAACCCGATATTGTTACTTACAATGTGCTTGCTGGTGGGTTATCGAGAAACGGGCTTGTTCGACAAGCCCTTGGTGTTTTGGATCTTATGAGAACTCAGGGCTTAGAACCTACAATTTTCACATGCAATGCAATCATTGAAGGCTTATGTGCAGGAGGAAAGGTGAAGGAAGCTGAATCATTTTTTCGTAGTCTGAAAGACAAGGGGCTAGATAATTATGCTGCTGCAATGATAAATGGGTACTGTGATGCAAATATGACAAGAgatgcttataagttatatgtCTCTTTGACCAGGCGAGGTATCATAGTGGACAAGAAGTCCTGCTTAACACTTCTGGATAACCTTTGTTTAGATGGAGCATCCAGAGAAGCTCTCATGGTGTTTAAGGACATTTTGGTTTCAGATGGTATCCCTTGTCAGGTGATCTGCGGGAAACTCATTGCCGAGTTATGTCGCGCTGAAGATATGAAAAACGCACAATGGGTATTTAATTCTATGGTTTTGGAAGGAGTACTTCCAGATGTCATCAACTACACAATCATGTTGAATGGTTATTGCAGATTAAATTGCCTGAAACAGGCTTGTGATCTTTTTAGTGATATGAAAGAGCAGGGAATTAAACCTGATATCATCACTTACACGGTCCTGATTGATGGGCATTCTGATATGAAGTTAAAAAAGGCTCAGAAGTTTGATAAAGACCCTGCAAATGCTTTGACGTTTTGGAGGGAGATGAACGAAATAGGGTTGAATCCTGATATAAAGTGTTACACTGCTTTGATTGAAAATCATCGCAGGCCAAACAACATTCAAGATGCTATTTGCCTTTTTGGTGAAATGATGGATAGAGGTCTGGAACCAAATACTGTGACATACAGAGCTTTACTTGGTCGCTATATTCGTTGGGGTGATGTAGATAGGGCTTTAAATCTGTTCCTGAGATGTTAA
- the LOC108200568 gene encoding pentatricopeptide repeat-containing protein At2g26790, mitochondrial isoform X2, which yields MCVLSASKCEVVNKKDLILDTFGVTSHLRSLRGSPCLALSYFYRIREDGFRHSVWTYMAIIRILCYWGMFGEVDSVLLEVIESKVGDLGFGVAELFDALVEELKAERPKALVRALDALIKVHVVLQRFDDATDYLLKASSRGLVPSILTCNFLMNRLIEAGKGDMAAAVFQNLECFQLRPNVYSYCIMIKALFQKGDLEGAVNVLQKMEEVGVVPDAFTYSTCIEGLCLHGGSDLGYKILQAWISSKAAIDVYTYCVVIRGFVNDKKMIEAEGVLLDMEEAGIDPDVYCYGAMLQGYCEAGNVFRSLLLYGKMMKKGIETNCVIVNFVLKCLCRAGFIIDAVHKFIYFRDIGIVLDNVVHNTMIHELCKLGKLEEAMDLFNEMKINTVVPDIVHYTSLINAYFLHQKPGKAIYLFEEMMEMGIKPDIVTYNVLAGGLSRNGLVRQALGVLDLMRTQGLEPTIFTCNAIIEGLCAGGKVKEAESFFRSLKDKGLDNYAAAMINGYCDANMTRDAYKLYVSLTRRGIIVDKKSCLTLLDNLCLDGASREALMVFKDILVSDGIPCQVICGKLIAELCRAEDMKNAQWVFNSMVLEGVLPDVINYTIMLNGYCRLNCLKQACDLFSDMKEQGIKPDIITYTVLIDGHSDMKLKKAQKFDKDPANALTFWREMNEIGLNPDIKCYTALIENHRRPNNIQDAICLFGEMMDRGLEPNTVTYRALLGRYIRWGDVDRALNLFLRC from the exons ATGTGTGTTTTATCTGCCAG TAAGTGTGAAGTAGTGAATAAGAAAGACTTGATTTTGGATACTTTTGGTGTTACTTCACATTTGAGGAGTTTGAGGGGAAGCCCTTGTCTTGCATTGTCGTATTTTTATCGAATAAGAGAAGATGGATTTAGACATAGTGTTTGGACTTATATGGCTATAATCAGGATTTTGTGTTATTGGGGTATGTTTGGAGAAGTGGATTCTGTTTTATTAGAGGTTATAGAGTCGAAAGTTGGGGATTTGGGTTTTGGGGTGGCGGAATTGTTTGATGCGTTAGTGGAGGAGCTTAAGGCTGAGAGACCTAAGGCGTTGGTTCGGGCACTTGATGCATTGATTAAGGTGCATGTTGTTCTACAGAGGTTTGATGATGCTACTGATTATCTTTTGAAAGCTAGTAGTCGTGGTCTTGTGCCAAGTATACTGACATGTAACTTTCTTATGAATCGGCTGATTGAGGCTGGTAAAGGAGATATGGCTGCTGCCGTATTTCAAAATTTGGAGTGTTTTCAGTTGAGGCCTAATGTTTATTCATATTGTATTATGATAAAAGCGCTTTTTCAGAAGGGTGATTTGGAGGGTGCTGTTAATGTGTTGCAGAAAATGGAGGAAGTTGGAGTGGTGCCTGATGCTTTTACCTACTCCACGTGTATAGAAGGTCTTTGTTTGCATGGAGGATCAGATTTAGGATATAAGATACTGCAGGCATGGATAAGCAGTAAGGCAGCTATAGATGTTTACACTTATTGTGTTGTAATCCGTGGATTTGTTAATGATAAAAAGATGATAGAAGCCGAGGGTGTCTTGCTTGATATGGAAGAAGCAGGTATTGATCCTGATGTATACTGTTATGGGGCCATGCTTCAGGGGTATTGTGAGGCTGGTAATGTTTTCAGATCCTTGTTACTTTATGGTAAAATGATGAAAAAGGGTATTGAGACTAACTgtgttattgttaattttgtCCTTAAATGCTTGTGCCGGGCAGGCTTCATTATAGATGCAGTGCACAAGTTCATATATTTCAGGGATATAGGAATTGTTTTAGATAATGTTGTTCATAATACTATGATTCATGAGCTGTGCAAACtgggaaagctagaagaagctATGGATTTATTCAATGAGATGAAGATAAACACTGTGGTCCCTGATATTGTCCACTACACATCTCTAATTAATGCCTACTTCCTTCACCAAAAACCTGGTAAAGCCATATATCTTTTTGAAGAAATGATGGAAATGGGTATAAAACCCGATATTGTTACTTACAATGTGCTTGCTGGTGGGTTATCGAGAAACGGGCTTGTTCGACAAGCCCTTGGTGTTTTGGATCTTATGAGAACTCAGGGCTTAGAACCTACAATTTTCACATGCAATGCAATCATTGAAGGCTTATGTGCAGGAGGAAAGGTGAAGGAAGCTGAATCATTTTTTCGTAGTCTGAAAGACAAGGGGCTAGATAATTATGCTGCTGCAATGATAAATGGGTACTGTGATGCAAATATGACAAGAgatgcttataagttatatgtCTCTTTGACCAGGCGAGGTATCATAGTGGACAAGAAGTCCTGCTTAACACTTCTGGATAACCTTTGTTTAGATGGAGCATCCAGAGAAGCTCTCATGGTGTTTAAGGACATTTTGGTTTCAGATGGTATCCCTTGTCAGGTGATCTGCGGGAAACTCATTGCCGAGTTATGTCGCGCTGAAGATATGAAAAACGCACAATGGGTATTTAATTCTATGGTTTTGGAAGGAGTACTTCCAGATGTCATCAACTACACAATCATGTTGAATGGTTATTGCAGATTAAATTGCCTGAAACAGGCTTGTGATCTTTTTAGTGATATGAAAGAGCAGGGAATTAAACCTGATATCATCACTTACACGGTCCTGATTGATGGGCATTCTGATATGAAGTTAAAAAAGGCTCAGAAGTTTGATAAAGACCCTGCAAATGCTTTGACGTTTTGGAGGGAGATGAACGAAATAGGGTTGAATCCTGATATAAAGTGTTACACTGCTTTGATTGAAAATCATCGCAGGCCAAACAACATTCAAGATGCTATTTGCCTTTTTGGTGAAATGATGGATAGAGGTCTGGAACCAAATACTGTGACATACAGAGCTTTACTTGGTCGCTATATTCGTTGGGGTGATGTAGATAGGGCTTTAAATCTGTTCCTGAGATGTTAA
- the LOC108200291 gene encoding transcription initiation factor TFIID subunit 15, whose protein sequence is MASYSNKGAPSNGSVYVCNLPFGTDDNMLAEHFGTIGVLKKDKRTGKPKIWLYRDKVTNEPKGDATVTYEDPYAASAAVEWFNNTEFHGATIGVFMAESKKDDNSYSAAVPVEEISLGGEFGGQEESAADRNGGGGRGRGRGDVPAAKAWQQDGDWTCPNTSCGNVNFAFRGVCNRCGSARPSGPFGGGGGSGRGRGRNSESGGPGRGVAAPTGLFGPNDWPCPMCANINWAKRNKCNVCNTNKPGTNEGGVRGGRAGGYKELDEEEIEETRRRRREAEEDDGEMYDEFGNLKKKFRAKLQQAETGQVLPGTGRAGWEVEDLGMSDRDRRERSRDRGRERERDRGRDRDERETNKLREPEDRDRRRSRSRERDRGRDRGRGYDNDRDREYGRDRERDRDRERERHRY, encoded by the exons ATGGCAAGCTATTCGAATAAAGGAGCCCCGTCAAATGGGTCGGTGTATGTTTGTAATTTACCTTTCGGGACGGATGATAATATGTTAGCTGAACATTTTGGCACAATTGGGGTGCTTAAG AAAGATAAGCGAACTGGTAAGCCGAAGATATGGTTGTACCGAGATAAGGTTACTAATGAGCCAAAGGGAGATGCTACAGTGACATATGAAGATCCTTATGCTGCATCGGCGGCTGTTGAATGGTTTAACAATACGGAGTTTCATGGGGCTACTATTGGCGTTTTCATGGCTGAATCGAAAAAAGATGATAATTCATATAGCGCTGCAGTCCCTGTTGAAGAGATAAGTTTAGGCGGTGAATTTGGTGGTCAAGAAGAGAGTGCAGCTGATAGGAATGGGGGTGGTGGAAGAGGTAGGGGTCGAGGTGATGTCCCAGCTGCAAAGGCTTGGCAACAAGACGGGGACTGGACGTGTCCAAATACAAG CTGTGGAAATGTGAATTTTGCATTTCGTGGTGTGTGCAATCGTTGTGGAAGTGCTCGGCCTTCTGGCCCCTTTGGTGGTGGAGGAGGTAGTGGTCGGGGGAGGGGGCGCAACTCCGAGTCCGGGGGCCCTGGTCGTGGAGTTGCTGCTCCGACCGGTCTCTTTGGTCCTAATGATTGGCCTTGCCCCAT GTGTGCCAACATCAACTGGGCAAAGCGTAACAAATGTAATGTTTGCAACACCAATAAACCTGGTACTAATGAGGGTGGTGTCAG GGGTGGTCGTGCTGGAGGTTACAAAGAGCTTGATGAAGAAGAAATAGAGGAAACTAGACGACGCAGGCGGGAAGCTGAAGAA GATGATGGTGAAATGTATGACGAGTTTGGAAATTTGAAGAAGAAGTTCCGTGCCAAATTGCAGCAGGCTGAAACTGGACAGGTGCTCCCTGGTACAGGGCGTGCAGGCTGGGAGGTTGAGGATCTAG GTATGAGTGACAGAGATAGGAGGGAAAGAAGCAGAGACAGAGGTAGGGAAAGAGAAAGAGACAGAGGCAGAGATAGAGATGAGAGAGAAACTAACAAACTCAGGGAACCAGAGGATAGAGATAGACGCAGAAGCAGAAGTCGTGAGAGGGACAGGGGAAGAGACAGAGGCCGAGGTTATGATAATGATAGAGACAGAGAATATGGCCGTGACCGGGAGCGCGATCGTGATCGAGAAAGGGAACGTCACCGTTACTGA
- the LOC108201887 gene encoding short chain aldehyde dehydrogenase 1, translating to MTLLLAPVARRLEGKVAIIAGGTGIIGAATARLFVQHGAKVVIAGRQDQLGQALCKDQEALSFVHCDVTNEPDVENLVDSTMAKHGKLDIMFGNAGITGSPDPRISATEYQDFKTVFDTNVFGAFLCSKHAARVMAPVRRGSILFTSSVASVVQGDVPHAYTASKHAVLGLTKSLCVEMGRYGVRVNCLSPFGVITPMLMKGVGITDKGKLEEFIEGISNLKGTVVEAEDVAAAALYLGSDEAKYVSGLNLVVDGGYSTTNIALREALKKISS from the exons ATGACACTTTTGCTAGCTCCCGTGGCCAGAAG GTTAGAGGGTAAAGTAGCAATAATCGCTGGAGGTACCGGAATCATTGGTGCAGCTACCGCACGTCTATTTGTGCAGCATGGTGCAAAGGTGGTGATTGCTGGTCGCCAAGACCAATTAGGCCAAGCTCTATGCAAAGACCAAGAAGCTCTCTCTTTTGTTCACTGTGATGTTACTAATGAACCGGATGTCGAAAATTTGGTTGATTCCACAATGGCCAAACATGGTAAGCTTGACATTATGTTTGGTAATGCTGGTATTACAGGCTCCCCTGATCCAAGAATTTCAGCAACAGAGTACCAGGATTTTAAGACAGTGTTTGATACTAACGTTTTTGGCGCATTCTTGTGTTCCAAACATGCGGCTAGAGTCATGGCCCCTGTGAGACGAGGCAGCATATTGTTCACTTCAAGTGTGGCATCAGTGGTTCAGGGAGATGTTCCACATGCCTACACGGCTTCAAAGCACGCGGTCTTAGGCCTAACGAAGAGTTTGTGTGTGGAGATGGGGAGGTATGGAGTTCGAGTCAATTGTTTATCTCCATTTGGAGTTATTACTCCAATGCTGATGAAAGGGGTGGGAATTACGGATAAGGGGAAGCTGGAGGAGTTTATAGAAGGTATTTCGAATCTTAAAGGCACGGTGGTGGAGGCAGAGGATGTGGCCGCGGCTGCATTGTACTTGGGAAGCGACGAGGCTAAGTATGTCAGTGGTTTGAATCTTGTCGTCGATGGAGGCTATAGCACTACAAATATTGCTCTCAGAGAGGCCCTTAAGAAGATTTCATCTTAA
- the LOC108200568 gene encoding pentatricopeptide repeat-containing protein At2g26790, mitochondrial isoform X1: MCVLSARSVSANFVKKFQFLQFNLISAVAQLSSDVSDSCSDEECDNFSKCEVVNKKDLILDTFGVTSHLRSLRGSPCLALSYFYRIREDGFRHSVWTYMAIIRILCYWGMFGEVDSVLLEVIESKVGDLGFGVAELFDALVEELKAERPKALVRALDALIKVHVVLQRFDDATDYLLKASSRGLVPSILTCNFLMNRLIEAGKGDMAAAVFQNLECFQLRPNVYSYCIMIKALFQKGDLEGAVNVLQKMEEVGVVPDAFTYSTCIEGLCLHGGSDLGYKILQAWISSKAAIDVYTYCVVIRGFVNDKKMIEAEGVLLDMEEAGIDPDVYCYGAMLQGYCEAGNVFRSLLLYGKMMKKGIETNCVIVNFVLKCLCRAGFIIDAVHKFIYFRDIGIVLDNVVHNTMIHELCKLGKLEEAMDLFNEMKINTVVPDIVHYTSLINAYFLHQKPGKAIYLFEEMMEMGIKPDIVTYNVLAGGLSRNGLVRQALGVLDLMRTQGLEPTIFTCNAIIEGLCAGGKVKEAESFFRSLKDKGLDNYAAAMINGYCDANMTRDAYKLYVSLTRRGIIVDKKSCLTLLDNLCLDGASREALMVFKDILVSDGIPCQVICGKLIAELCRAEDMKNAQWVFNSMVLEGVLPDVINYTIMLNGYCRLNCLKQACDLFSDMKEQGIKPDIITYTVLIDGHSDMKLKKAQKFDKDPANALTFWREMNEIGLNPDIKCYTALIENHRRPNNIQDAICLFGEMMDRGLEPNTVTYRALLGRYIRWGDVDRALNLFLRC; the protein is encoded by the coding sequence ATGTGTGTTTTATCTGCCAGGTCAGTTTCTGCTAATTTTGTTAAAAAGTTTCaatttttacaatttaattTGATTTCTGCTGTTGCCCAGTTGAGTTCTGATGTTTCTGATTCATGTTCTGATGAAGAATGTGATAATTTCAGTAAGTGTGAAGTAGTGAATAAGAAAGACTTGATTTTGGATACTTTTGGTGTTACTTCACATTTGAGGAGTTTGAGGGGAAGCCCTTGTCTTGCATTGTCGTATTTTTATCGAATAAGAGAAGATGGATTTAGACATAGTGTTTGGACTTATATGGCTATAATCAGGATTTTGTGTTATTGGGGTATGTTTGGAGAAGTGGATTCTGTTTTATTAGAGGTTATAGAGTCGAAAGTTGGGGATTTGGGTTTTGGGGTGGCGGAATTGTTTGATGCGTTAGTGGAGGAGCTTAAGGCTGAGAGACCTAAGGCGTTGGTTCGGGCACTTGATGCATTGATTAAGGTGCATGTTGTTCTACAGAGGTTTGATGATGCTACTGATTATCTTTTGAAAGCTAGTAGTCGTGGTCTTGTGCCAAGTATACTGACATGTAACTTTCTTATGAATCGGCTGATTGAGGCTGGTAAAGGAGATATGGCTGCTGCCGTATTTCAAAATTTGGAGTGTTTTCAGTTGAGGCCTAATGTTTATTCATATTGTATTATGATAAAAGCGCTTTTTCAGAAGGGTGATTTGGAGGGTGCTGTTAATGTGTTGCAGAAAATGGAGGAAGTTGGAGTGGTGCCTGATGCTTTTACCTACTCCACGTGTATAGAAGGTCTTTGTTTGCATGGAGGATCAGATTTAGGATATAAGATACTGCAGGCATGGATAAGCAGTAAGGCAGCTATAGATGTTTACACTTATTGTGTTGTAATCCGTGGATTTGTTAATGATAAAAAGATGATAGAAGCCGAGGGTGTCTTGCTTGATATGGAAGAAGCAGGTATTGATCCTGATGTATACTGTTATGGGGCCATGCTTCAGGGGTATTGTGAGGCTGGTAATGTTTTCAGATCCTTGTTACTTTATGGTAAAATGATGAAAAAGGGTATTGAGACTAACTgtgttattgttaattttgtCCTTAAATGCTTGTGCCGGGCAGGCTTCATTATAGATGCAGTGCACAAGTTCATATATTTCAGGGATATAGGAATTGTTTTAGATAATGTTGTTCATAATACTATGATTCATGAGCTGTGCAAACtgggaaagctagaagaagctATGGATTTATTCAATGAGATGAAGATAAACACTGTGGTCCCTGATATTGTCCACTACACATCTCTAATTAATGCCTACTTCCTTCACCAAAAACCTGGTAAAGCCATATATCTTTTTGAAGAAATGATGGAAATGGGTATAAAACCCGATATTGTTACTTACAATGTGCTTGCTGGTGGGTTATCGAGAAACGGGCTTGTTCGACAAGCCCTTGGTGTTTTGGATCTTATGAGAACTCAGGGCTTAGAACCTACAATTTTCACATGCAATGCAATCATTGAAGGCTTATGTGCAGGAGGAAAGGTGAAGGAAGCTGAATCATTTTTTCGTAGTCTGAAAGACAAGGGGCTAGATAATTATGCTGCTGCAATGATAAATGGGTACTGTGATGCAAATATGACAAGAgatgcttataagttatatgtCTCTTTGACCAGGCGAGGTATCATAGTGGACAAGAAGTCCTGCTTAACACTTCTGGATAACCTTTGTTTAGATGGAGCATCCAGAGAAGCTCTCATGGTGTTTAAGGACATTTTGGTTTCAGATGGTATCCCTTGTCAGGTGATCTGCGGGAAACTCATTGCCGAGTTATGTCGCGCTGAAGATATGAAAAACGCACAATGGGTATTTAATTCTATGGTTTTGGAAGGAGTACTTCCAGATGTCATCAACTACACAATCATGTTGAATGGTTATTGCAGATTAAATTGCCTGAAACAGGCTTGTGATCTTTTTAGTGATATGAAAGAGCAGGGAATTAAACCTGATATCATCACTTACACGGTCCTGATTGATGGGCATTCTGATATGAAGTTAAAAAAGGCTCAGAAGTTTGATAAAGACCCTGCAAATGCTTTGACGTTTTGGAGGGAGATGAACGAAATAGGGTTGAATCCTGATATAAAGTGTTACACTGCTTTGATTGAAAATCATCGCAGGCCAAACAACATTCAAGATGCTATTTGCCTTTTTGGTGAAATGATGGATAGAGGTCTGGAACCAAATACTGTGACATACAGAGCTTTACTTGGTCGCTATATTCGTTGGGGTGATGTAGATAGGGCTTTAAATCTGTTCCTGAGATGTTAA